A genomic window from Methanobacterium sp. Maddingley MBC34 includes:
- a CDS encoding hypothetical protein (PFAM: PRC-barrel domain): MKVSEFFGRRVLDKKANEIGKVADMVIKPKEGIITSIIISTSDFGLTRKDIVIETADIEEVGDYLLLNVEKAEVEVRGEVAEKKEKVRLDIKK, translated from the coding sequence ATGAAAGTGAGCGAATTTTTCGGGCGAAGAGTTTTGGATAAAAAGGCTAATGAAATAGGTAAAGTTGCGGATATGGTCATAAAACCAAAAGAAGGTATTATAACCAGTATAATTATATCCACCAGTGACTTTGGCCTTACCAGAAAAGATATAGTGATTGAAACTGCAGATATTGAGGAAGTGGGGGATTATTTGCTTTTAAATGTTGAAAAGGCAGAAGTGGAAGTAAGAGGGGAAGTTGCTGAAAAAAAAGAGAAAGTAAGGCTGGATATAAAAAAATAG
- a CDS encoding Zn-dependent protease (PFAM: CBS domain; Peptidase family M50) → MKYSFKIFSVFNIPVELHISFLLLMALIYGVALLNLVPGVDLNAALLITLLFVTVVLHELAHSYVAQRYGISIERIVLLPIGGVSAMEELPEDPGQEFRIAIAGPLVNFLIAIICYGLFFGLVPLYPAIAAFLNYFALVNVILGAFNLIPAYPMDGGRVLRAFLAGRMSYLQATETAASVGKFLAIFMAVVGIFWNYFLILIALFIYIGADAEYKEIMISTLLEGIKVKEIMTQKVRTVQPETSVGETMEIMFQNKHMGYPVTDGQNLLGIITFNDISRAKKKDENKPVTEFITRDLVVTSPEEPLNDALAKLSQANVGRLPVVENDKLVGIISRTDIMRAMEILKLKK, encoded by the coding sequence ATGAAATATTCCTTTAAGATCTTCAGTGTCTTTAACATCCCTGTGGAACTGCATATTTCATTCCTGCTCCTGATGGCCCTGATTTACGGGGTGGCCCTCCTTAACCTGGTCCCGGGGGTTGATTTAAATGCGGCTTTACTTATTACTCTACTTTTTGTAACTGTTGTTCTACATGAATTAGCACATTCCTATGTTGCTCAACGATATGGTATTAGCATTGAGAGGATCGTACTTCTACCCATAGGTGGTGTTTCTGCCATGGAAGAACTACCAGAGGATCCTGGCCAGGAATTCAGGATCGCCATTGCCGGACCACTGGTGAACTTTTTAATAGCCATAATATGTTACGGGCTCTTTTTTGGACTGGTACCATTATATCCTGCCATAGCAGCTTTTCTTAACTATTTCGCACTGGTGAATGTGATTCTGGGGGCTTTCAATTTGATCCCCGCCTACCCCATGGATGGGGGAAGAGTTTTACGGGCCTTTCTGGCGGGTAGGATGAGTTACCTGCAGGCCACGGAAACTGCTGCTTCAGTGGGCAAGTTCCTGGCCATATTTATGGCTGTGGTAGGGATATTTTGGAATTATTTCCTGATTCTCATTGCCCTTTTCATTTACATTGGAGCTGATGCCGAGTACAAGGAGATAATGATTTCCACCCTCCTGGAGGGGATAAAGGTGAAGGAGATAATGACCCAAAAGGTGAGAACAGTGCAACCGGAGACCAGTGTGGGAGAGACCATGGAGATCATGTTCCAGAATAAACATATGGGTTATCCAGTAACTGATGGCCAGAATCTTCTGGGTATCATCACCTTCAATGACATCTCCCGGGCAAAAAAGAAAGATGAAAATAAACCAGTGACTGAATTCATAACCCGTGATTTGGTTGTTACCAGCCCTGAGGAACCTTTAAACGATGCCCTGGCCAAGTTGAGCCAGGCTAATGTGGGAAGACTCCCGGTGGTGGAAAATGACAAGTTGGTGGGTATAATCTCCAGAACCGACATTATGAGGGCCATGGAAATACTTAAACTAAAAAAATGA